The Devosia sp. A16 genome includes a window with the following:
- the ftsL gene encoding cell division protein FtsL: protein MIKMLNAVMVCTSLVGLVGVYGLKYSVEDIAGSKVRLERKIERQEGDLSLLKADWSYLNQPAHVAPIVARHQEALALVPTSQEQFGGMANLPMRPAAPDPAALDALLSSLDAGIDPIEQLIEAN, encoded by the coding sequence ATGATCAAGATGCTCAACGCCGTCATGGTCTGTACCAGCCTGGTCGGTCTGGTCGGCGTCTATGGCCTGAAATACTCGGTGGAAGACATCGCCGGCTCCAAGGTGCGGCTGGAGCGCAAGATCGAGCGGCAGGAAGGTGATCTCAGCCTGCTCAAGGCCGACTGGTCCTATCTGAACCAGCCCGCCCATGTCGCCCCGATCGTGGCGCGCCACCAGGAGGCGCTGGCGCTGGTGCCCACGTCGCAGGAGCAGTTCGGCGGCATGGCCAACCTGCCGATGCGACCCGCAGCACCCGATCCCGCAGCGCTCGACGCGTTGCTTTCCTCGCTTGATGCGGGCATCGACCCGATCGAACAGCTGATCGAGGCCAACTAG
- the rsmH gene encoding 16S rRNA (cytosine(1402)-N(4))-methyltransferase RsmH, with translation MSEPKGSEGQAPHVPVLLAEVLDALAPLEGARILDGTFGAGGYSRALLEAGASVVALDRDPSVMPHAERLAADFPSRFKFVPGTFSNLDELAGGPVDGVVLDIGVSSMQLDQAQRGFSFMQEGPLDMRMSSAGESAADLVNTLDEADLANLLFAFGEERKSRRIASAVVAARATAPIATTTQLARLIEKTIGRKPGDAHPATRSFQALRIAVNGEFDQLVEGLFASERLLGEGGRLAVVTFHSLEDRIVKRFFDPEKGAPTQSRHLPQVVQEAPRWARAGKALKASPAELGRNPRSRSATLRAGLRTAAPARAISYAGLGVPLSRGVA, from the coding sequence ATGAGTGAGCCCAAGGGCAGCGAAGGCCAGGCGCCGCATGTGCCGGTGCTGCTGGCCGAGGTGCTCGATGCGCTGGCCCCGCTCGAGGGCGCCCGCATCCTCGATGGCACATTCGGGGCAGGGGGCTATTCGCGCGCCCTGCTGGAGGCCGGGGCATCGGTGGTGGCGCTCGACCGCGACCCGTCGGTGATGCCGCATGCCGAGCGACTCGCCGCCGATTTTCCGAGTCGTTTCAAGTTCGTGCCCGGCACCTTTTCCAACCTGGATGAGCTCGCAGGCGGTCCGGTCGACGGCGTGGTGCTCGATATCGGCGTTTCCTCCATGCAGCTCGACCAGGCGCAGCGCGGCTTCTCGTTCATGCAGGAAGGTCCGCTCGACATGCGGATGTCCTCGGCGGGCGAGTCGGCGGCGGACCTGGTGAACACGCTCGACGAGGCAGACCTGGCCAACCTGCTGTTCGCCTTCGGCGAGGAGCGCAAGTCGCGCCGCATCGCCAGCGCGGTCGTCGCGGCGCGCGCCACGGCGCCGATCGCCACCACGACGCAGTTGGCGCGACTTATCGAAAAAACCATCGGCCGCAAACCCGGCGACGCGCATCCGGCGACCCGTAGTTTCCAGGCCCTGCGCATCGCGGTGAACGGTGAGTTCGACCAGTTGGTCGAGGGGCTGTTCGCCAGCGAGCGGCTGCTGGGCGAGGGCGGGCGGCTCGCGGTCGTCACCTTTCACTCGCTCGAGGATCGCATCGTCAAGCGCTTCTTCGATCCCGAAAAAGGCGCTCCGACGCAGTCGCGCCACCTGCCGCAGGTAGTGCAGGAGGCGCCGCGCTGGGCCCGGGCCGGCAAGGCGCTCAAGGCATCGCCCGCCGAACTCGGCCGTAACCCGCGTTCCCGCTCGGCCACTCTGCGGGCTGGTCTCAGGACTGCGGCGCCGGCGCGGGCCATCAGCTATGCCGGGCTTGGCGTGCCGCTGTCGCGAGGTGTCGCATGA
- a CDS encoding NAD(P)-dependent alcohol dehydrogenase: MLAALVDRYGPPEVLVIREVPAPEPGPEQVLVQIHASVVTPSDVAFRNGELWIARLFSGPFKPRLPILGDAFAGTVVRVGAGVTRFAVGDRVAGSTGPELGAHAQFAAVDQHGAIVKLPEAAAFGAAAGVCDGGLTALPFLRDHGRVEPGQHVLINGASGSIGSTAVQLARAMGAVVTGVTSTGNLALVRSLGADRVIDYTAEDFTAADAAYDVIFDTVGKSSFARCHHALKPDGIYLSPTPILSTSMLRKTGRRARFAATGLRKPADKAADLIRLFDWVRTGKLRIVVEGEYRLADIAAAHARVESGHKVGAIVVNMSVTSMEP; this comes from the coding sequence ATGCTCGCCGCGCTGGTCGACCGCTACGGTCCGCCCGAGGTGCTGGTCATCCGCGAGGTGCCGGCGCCTGAGCCCGGACCGGAACAGGTGCTGGTGCAGATCCATGCCAGTGTGGTGACGCCCTCCGATGTGGCGTTCCGCAATGGCGAGCTGTGGATTGCCCGGCTGTTCTCCGGCCCGTTCAAGCCGCGCCTGCCGATACTCGGCGACGCCTTCGCCGGGACGGTCGTCCGCGTCGGCGCCGGCGTCACCCGCTTTGCGGTCGGCGACCGAGTCGCCGGTTCCACCGGGCCGGAGCTCGGCGCGCATGCCCAGTTCGCTGCCGTCGACCAGCACGGGGCCATCGTCAAGCTGCCGGAGGCCGCTGCGTTCGGCGCCGCGGCCGGCGTCTGCGACGGCGGGCTCACCGCATTGCCGTTCCTGCGCGACCACGGACGGGTTGAGCCGGGCCAGCACGTCCTGATCAATGGCGCCTCGGGCAGCATCGGCTCCACCGCGGTGCAATTGGCGCGGGCCATGGGCGCCGTGGTGACCGGCGTCACCAGCACCGGCAATCTCGCGCTGGTCCGATCGCTCGGCGCCGATCGGGTCATCGACTATACGGCCGAGGACTTCACAGCCGCCGATGCGGCATATGACGTGATCTTCGATACCGTCGGCAAATCGAGCTTTGCGCGCTGCCACCACGCGCTGAAGCCGGATGGCATCTATCTGTCGCCGACGCCGATACTGTCGACCTCGATGCTACGAAAGACCGGCCGCCGCGCGCGCTTTGCGGCGACCGGCCTGCGCAAGCCCGCCGATAAAGCGGCCGACCTGATCCGGCTGTTCGACTGGGTGCGGACGGGCAAACTGCGCATCGTGGTCGAGGGCGAATATCGGCTGGCCGACATCGCAGCGGCGCATGCCCGGGTGGAGAGCGGCCACAAGGTCGGGGCCATCGTGGTGAACATGTCCGTAACCTCAATGGAACCTTAA
- a CDS encoding helix-turn-helix transcriptional regulator, with the protein MGKGQARIDNTIRTLRFNAGEMTQAALAEKVGVTRQTIVAMEQGRYSPSLEVAFRVARAFGVPLEQVFQYRGEGV; encoded by the coding sequence ATGGGCAAGGGACAGGCGCGGATCGACAACACCATCCGCACTTTGCGTTTCAACGCCGGGGAGATGACCCAGGCGGCGCTCGCCGAGAAGGTGGGGGTGACCCGCCAGACCATCGTCGCCATGGAGCAGGGGCGTTATTCACCCTCGCTGGAGGTTGCCTTCCGGGTGGCGCGCGCCTTCGGGGTGCCGCTCGAACAGGTGTTCCAGTATCGCGGCGAGGGCGTGTGA
- a CDS encoding J domain-containing protein has protein sequence MSVWQRLSAFIGSASERTGLVGSIINALDPDTWLPGGRDAAFTLALIALSAKMAVSDGVVTASELRAFQRTVEIPPGIEEQVDKLFKLAQQDVAGYEAYARKVRRFFIDSPETLEHVLDSLFFIASADGMIHEAELDYLKNVSDIFGFDDARFEQLTSQHVLFDRGADPYMVLGLAPSAEPDEVKRVYRLLVAEHHPDRLIAKGVPEELIDVATARMAAINNAYSQIMKRAA, from the coding sequence ATGTCGGTCTGGCAACGCCTTAGCGCCTTTATCGGATCGGCCTCGGAGCGTACGGGGCTGGTCGGTTCGATCATCAACGCGCTCGATCCCGATACCTGGCTGCCGGGCGGCCGCGATGCCGCGTTCACGCTGGCGCTGATCGCGCTGTCGGCCAAGATGGCGGTGTCTGACGGCGTCGTCACCGCCTCGGAACTGCGGGCGTTCCAGCGCACGGTGGAGATTCCGCCGGGCATCGAGGAGCAGGTCGACAAGCTGTTCAAGCTGGCTCAGCAGGATGTAGCTGGCTACGAGGCCTATGCCAGAAAGGTGCGCCGCTTCTTCATCGACAGCCCGGAGACGCTGGAGCATGTGCTCGACAGCCTGTTTTTCATCGCCTCGGCCGACGGAATGATCCACGAGGCCGAGCTCGATTACCTGAAGAACGTCAGCGACATCTTCGGTTTCGACGATGCGCGCTTCGAACAGTTGACCTCGCAGCATGTGCTGTTCGATCGTGGCGCCGACCCCTATATGGTGCTCGGCCTCGCACCGAGCGCCGAGCCCGATGAGGTGAAGCGCGTCTACCGGCTGCTGGTCGCCGAGCATCATCCGGACCGGTTGATCGCCAAGGGCGTGCCTGAGGAACTGATCGACGTGGCGACCGCCCGCATGGCGGCGATCAACAACGCCTATAGCCAGATCATGAAGCGCGCCGCCTGA
- the metF gene encoding methylenetetrahydrofolate reductase [NAD(P)H], with translation MSTDYTDRPSRMRPDERPKFQVSFEFFPPKTDVMEERFWESIHKLAPLNPRFVSVTYGAGGSTRERTLRMVSRVKAETGVDAAAHLTCVGATRDEVDAVVRGYKDAGISRIVALRGDPAEGIGKPFTPHPEGYRNAADLVAGIRRIGEFDISVAAYPEKHPQSPSWDADIDNLKRKLDAGATRAITQMFFDNDDYFRFVERARAAGITAPIVPGIQPIHSFKQISGFAARCGASIPGWVAERFEGLEEDPETHALVASAVAAEQVLELVDNGITEFHFYTLNRSNLVLALARLLGARPD, from the coding sequence ATGAGTACTGACTACACCGACCGCCCGAGCCGCATGCGCCCGGACGAGCGGCCGAAATTCCAGGTCTCGTTCGAGTTCTTTCCGCCCAAGACCGACGTCATGGAGGAGCGGTTCTGGGAATCGATCCACAAGCTGGCGCCGCTCAATCCGCGTTTCGTCTCGGTGACCTATGGCGCCGGCGGATCGACGCGCGAACGCACGCTCAGGATGGTGAGCCGGGTGAAGGCGGAGACCGGCGTCGATGCCGCGGCGCATCTCACCTGCGTCGGCGCCACGCGCGACGAGGTCGATGCGGTGGTGCGAGGCTACAAGGATGCGGGGATCAGCCGCATCGTGGCGCTGCGCGGCGACCCGGCCGAGGGCATCGGCAAGCCGTTCACCCCGCACCCGGAAGGCTACCGGAATGCCGCGGACCTGGTCGCCGGGATCCGCCGCATCGGCGAGTTCGACATTTCGGTCGCAGCCTATCCGGAAAAGCACCCCCAAAGCCCGAGTTGGGATGCCGATATCGACAACCTGAAGCGCAAGCTCGATGCCGGAGCGACGCGTGCCATTACGCAGATGTTCTTCGACAACGACGACTATTTCCGTTTCGTCGAGCGGGCGCGGGCGGCGGGGATTACGGCGCCGATCGTCCCCGGGATCCAGCCGATCCATTCGTTCAAGCAGATTTCCGGCTTTGCGGCGCGCTGCGGCGCTTCGATTCCCGGCTGGGTGGCCGAGCGGTTCGAGGGGCTGGAAGAGGATCCCGAGACCCATGCGCTGGTTGCATCGGCGGTCGCCGCCGAACAGGTCTTGGAACTGGTCGACAATGGGATTACCGAGTTCCACTTCTATACGCTGAACCGCTCGAACCTGGTGCTGGCACTGGCGCGGTTGCTCGGAGCACGGCCTGACTGA
- a CDS encoding ArsR/SmtB family transcription factor yields MNDTADLVGVLRAAGETTRLRLLALLADGEQSVKDLTEILGQSQPRVSRHLKLLADAGLITRNAEGAWAYYGLAPDGAGGDLARWLIGRLSPDDADRVRDRQRLATVRLNQAEQAAAYFATVADSWDLLRSLHVPEEAVEAAIVEAMQGRVVDTLIDLGTGTGRMLELLAGHYRRGIGIDASREMIAVARAKLAACSIGHAQVRLGDIADLDAGAGRADVIVIHQVLHYFDDPGRVLAQARRALKPGGEMLIVDFAPHGLEFLRSHHAHRRLGLSEAQMAGWARAAGLEVSELKSFPPSNPTEGLTVCLWRLTDETDNAT; encoded by the coding sequence ATGAACGACACGGCGGATCTGGTGGGGGTGCTGCGCGCGGCGGGGGAAACGACCCGGCTGCGGCTGCTCGCATTGCTGGCCGACGGCGAGCAGTCGGTCAAGGACCTCACCGAGATTCTCGGGCAGAGCCAGCCGCGGGTGTCGCGGCACCTGAAGCTGCTGGCCGATGCGGGGCTGATCACCCGCAATGCGGAAGGCGCGTGGGCCTATTACGGACTGGCGCCGGACGGCGCCGGAGGCGATCTGGCGCGCTGGCTGATCGGCCGGCTGTCGCCCGACGACGCCGACCGGGTGCGCGACCGGCAGCGGCTCGCCACGGTGCGGCTCAACCAGGCCGAACAGGCGGCCGCGTATTTCGCGACCGTGGCCGACAGCTGGGACCTGCTGCGCTCGCTGCACGTGCCCGAGGAGGCAGTGGAGGCCGCGATCGTCGAGGCGATGCAGGGCAGGGTGGTCGATACGCTGATCGACCTGGGCACCGGCACCGGCCGCATGCTCGAATTGCTTGCGGGACACTATCGCCGCGGCATCGGCATCGATGCGAGCCGCGAGATGATCGCGGTAGCGCGGGCCAAGCTGGCGGCCTGTTCGATCGGCCATGCGCAGGTGCGGCTCGGCGATATCGCCGATCTCGATGCCGGTGCCGGCCGGGCCGACGTGATCGTGATCCACCAGGTGCTGCACTATTTCGACGATCCCGGCCGGGTGCTGGCGCAGGCGCGCCGGGCGCTGAAGCCCGGCGGCGAGATGCTGATCGTCGACTTTGCGCCGCATGGCCTCGAGTTCCTGCGCTCGCACCATGCCCACCGTCGCCTCGGCCTCAGCGAGGCGCAGATGGCCGGCTGGGCGCGCGCCGCCGGCCTCGAGGTCAGCGAACTCAAATCCTTTCCACCCAGTAATCCGACCGAGGGGCTCACCGTGTGCCTCTGGCGGCTCACCGACGAGACGGACAACGCGACATGA
- a CDS encoding DUF2336 domain-containing protein yields the protein MTEMEEGTTRAFSTFRVLNGDSNIVERDQLFRNMAQLYSYVSDRCDDEQVAQYDEVLCQLAELVESEARVHVAKLLAPLDRAPGNVVVKLANDEIEVAQPLLEFSNVLSDDDLIEIIANQSEEHRVAIAGRTQVPERVGEAIVEHGETASVIKLVRNANAEIGQQALERLAERAASDAAIAADLRGREDLDWKSLGGKIEAVGDQVRETMSRIDPRVDPVTVGKVQAVVYNRMRNRAGFSSQEWKVAYNQVKALSDRKQLDERALVRFARFGYGHHTAAALTMLLRVGPEVFVKWLAMQDYVAITVALRALGIQPDLFEAMIASMPWRDLPSQADLQNVRRRFEALSKDEAVGIFELWRTHAFRRRLPNEDVVGAA from the coding sequence ATGACTGAGATGGAAGAAGGCACCACCCGAGCGTTCTCGACGTTCCGGGTTCTCAATGGTGACTCCAACATCGTGGAACGCGACCAGCTGTTCCGTAACATGGCCCAGCTCTACTCCTATGTGTCGGATCGCTGCGATGACGAGCAGGTCGCGCAGTACGACGAGGTGTTGTGCCAGCTGGCCGAACTGGTCGAATCCGAGGCGCGGGTGCACGTGGCCAAGCTTCTGGCTCCGCTGGACCGGGCGCCGGGCAATGTTGTGGTCAAGCTCGCCAATGACGAGATCGAAGTGGCCCAGCCGCTGCTCGAGTTCTCCAACGTTTTGAGCGACGACGACCTGATCGAGATCATCGCCAACCAGTCCGAAGAGCATCGCGTGGCCATTGCCGGCCGCACGCAGGTGCCCGAGCGGGTGGGCGAAGCCATTGTCGAGCATGGCGAGACCGCCTCGGTGATCAAGCTGGTGCGCAACGCCAATGCCGAGATCGGCCAGCAGGCGCTGGAGCGTCTGGCCGAGCGGGCCGCCTCGGACGCAGCCATCGCCGCCGATCTCAGGGGGCGCGAGGATCTCGACTGGAAGAGCCTGGGCGGCAAGATCGAGGCGGTCGGCGACCAGGTGCGCGAGACCATGTCGCGCATCGACCCGCGCGTCGATCCGGTGACCGTCGGCAAGGTGCAGGCGGTGGTCTACAACCGCATGCGCAACCGCGCCGGCTTCTCCAGCCAGGAGTGGAAGGTCGCCTACAACCAGGTGAAGGCGCTGTCCGATCGGAAGCAGCTCGACGAGCGCGCGCTGGTGCGCTTCGCCCGCTTCGGCTATGGCCACCACACCGCCGCGGCGCTCACCATGCTGCTGCGCGTCGGCCCGGAAGTCTTCGTCAAGTGGCTCGCCATGCAGGACTATGTGGCGATCACCGTGGCGCTGCGGGCCCTGGGCATCCAGCCCGACCTGTTCGAGGCGATGATCGCCTCGATGCCGTGGCGCGACCTGCCCAGCCAGGCCGACCTGCAGAATGTCCGCCGGCGCTTCGAGGCGCTGAGCAAGGACGAAGCGGTCGGTATCTTCGAGCTGTGGCGCACCCATGCCTTCCGTCGCCGGCTTCCCAACGAGGATGTCGTCGGCGCCGCCTGA
- the katG gene encoding catalase/peroxidase HPI — protein MDAANEGGAGKCPVPHGSAGRSNRDWWPNQLDLSVLHQHTALSNPMGSAFDYAQAFKTLDLEALKADLTALMTDSQDWWPADFGHYGPLFIRMAWHSAGTYRMADGRGGGGGGQQRFAPLNSWPDNVNLDKARRLLWPIKQKYGSAISWADLMILTGNVALESMGFKTFGFGGGRADTWEPELDIYWGKEGQWLSDEERYGGERDLESPLAAVQMGLIYVNPEGPAGNPDPLASARDIRDTFARMAMNDEETVALIAGGHTFGKTHGAGDAKLVGVEPEAAAIEEQGLGWVNKFGTGKGGDAIGSGLEVTWTSTPTKWSNNFFWNLFGYEWELTKSPAGAHQWTPKHGMGANSVPDAHDKDKRHAPSMLTSDLALRFDPEYEKISRRFFENPDQFADAFARAWFKLTHRDMGPKVRYLGPEVPAEDLIWQDPIPAWTHEVVNEADIATLKAKILATGLTVSELVSTAWASASTYRGSDMRGGANGARIRLAPQKDWAVNQPEQLGKVLGHLEAIQAEFGKPVSLADLIVLAGSVGIEKAARDAGLDLTVPFTPGRADATAEQTDAASFAPLEPTADGFRNYWSGRQRLSPEENLVDRAQLLGLTAPEMTVLVGGLRALEAGQPEHGVLTTRPGTLTNDFFVNLLDMGTRWRPASEDHSVYQGVDRVTGEPRWTATRVDLIFGSHSQLRAIAEVYGQSDATEKFARDFVAAWVKVMNADRFDLV, from the coding sequence ATGGACGCAGCGAACGAAGGTGGTGCGGGCAAGTGCCCGGTGCCGCATGGCAGCGCGGGCCGCAGCAATCGTGACTGGTGGCCGAACCAGCTGGATCTGTCGGTGCTGCACCAGCACACGGCGCTGTCCAACCCGATGGGTTCGGCCTTCGACTATGCGCAGGCGTTCAAGACGCTCGACCTCGAGGCGCTGAAGGCTGACCTGACGGCGCTGATGACCGACTCGCAGGACTGGTGGCCGGCCGATTTCGGGCACTACGGTCCGCTGTTCATCCGCATGGCCTGGCACAGCGCCGGCACCTATCGCATGGCCGATGGCCGCGGCGGCGGTGGCGGCGGGCAGCAGCGCTTCGCGCCGCTCAACAGCTGGCCCGACAACGTCAACCTCGACAAGGCGCGGCGCCTGCTGTGGCCGATCAAGCAGAAATACGGCTCCGCCATCTCGTGGGCCGACCTGATGATCCTCACCGGCAACGTCGCGCTCGAATCGATGGGCTTCAAGACCTTCGGCTTCGGCGGCGGCCGCGCCGACACCTGGGAACCCGAGCTCGACATCTATTGGGGCAAGGAAGGCCAGTGGCTCTCCGACGAGGAGCGCTATGGCGGTGAGCGCGATCTCGAAAGCCCGCTGGCGGCGGTGCAGATGGGTCTCATCTACGTCAACCCGGAAGGCCCGGCCGGCAACCCGGATCCGCTGGCCTCCGCCCGCGACATCCGCGACACCTTCGCGCGCATGGCGATGAACGACGAAGAGACCGTGGCGCTGATCGCCGGCGGCCACACCTTCGGCAAGACGCACGGCGCGGGCGACGCCAAGCTCGTCGGGGTCGAGCCGGAAGCGGCGGCGATCGAAGAGCAGGGGCTCGGCTGGGTCAACAAGTTCGGCACCGGCAAGGGTGGCGATGCCATCGGTTCAGGGCTCGAAGTCACTTGGACCTCCACCCCGACGAAATGGAGCAACAACTTCTTCTGGAACCTCTTCGGCTACGAGTGGGAGCTGACCAAGAGCCCCGCCGGCGCCCATCAGTGGACGCCCAAGCACGGCATGGGCGCCAACTCGGTGCCGGACGCGCATGACAAGGACAAGCGTCACGCTCCGTCGATGCTGACCTCCGACCTGGCGCTGCGGTTCGACCCGGAATACGAGAAGATCTCGCGCCGCTTCTTCGAGAATCCTGACCAGTTCGCCGACGCCTTCGCCCGCGCCTGGTTCAAGCTGACGCACCGCGATATGGGCCCCAAGGTCCGCTATCTCGGCCCGGAAGTGCCGGCGGAAGACCTGATCTGGCAGGATCCGATCCCGGCCTGGACGCACGAGGTGGTCAACGAGGCGGACATTGCGACGCTGAAGGCGAAGATTCTCGCCACCGGCCTTACGGTGTCGGAGCTGGTGAGCACCGCCTGGGCTTCGGCCTCGACCTATCGCGGTTCCGACATGCGCGGCGGCGCCAACGGTGCCCGCATCCGGCTTGCGCCGCAGAAGGATTGGGCAGTGAACCAGCCCGAGCAGCTGGGCAAGGTGCTCGGCCATCTCGAGGCCATCCAGGCCGAGTTCGGCAAGCCGGTATCGCTGGCCGACCTGATCGTCCTTGCCGGCTCGGTGGGCATCGAGAAGGCGGCCAGGGATGCCGGGCTCGATCTCACGGTCCCGTTCACCCCCGGCCGCGCCGATGCGACGGCCGAGCAGACCGACGCCGCTTCGTTCGCGCCGCTCGAGCCGACGGCCGATGGCTTCCGCAACTATTGGAGCGGGCGCCAGCGCCTGTCGCCGGAAGAGAACCTGGTCGATCGCGCCCAGCTGCTCGGCCTCACCGCGCCGGAAATGACCGTGCTGGTGGGTGGCCTCCGCGCCCTCGAGGCCGGCCAGCCGGAACATGGCGTCCTGACCACGCGGCCGGGAACGCTGACCAACGACTTCTTCGTCAACCTGCTCGACATGGGCACCAGGTGGCGGCCGGCGTCGGAGGATCACAGCGTCTACCAGGGCGTCGACCGGGTGACCGGCGAGCCGCGCTGGACCGCCACCCGTGTCGACCTGATCTTCGGTTCGCATTCGCAGCTGCGCGCCATCGCCGAGGTCTATGGCCAGTCGGATGCGACCGAGAAGTTCGCCCGCGATTTCGTCGCGGCCTGGGTCAAGGTGATGAACGCCGATCGGTTCGATCTGGTTTAG
- a CDS encoding hydrogen peroxide-inducible genes activator, with the protein MITLRQMQYAVALAEAGHFGRAAERSHITQPGLSQQIRQLEELCGAPLFDRLGKSVRLTPLGREFIERVRPILEQSEALLSFVSGQRGNPARPLRLGVIPTVAPYLLPHVFPALQRELPGLSFTVSESRTDALLEGLADGSLDLALIASEPKPGGPRLAAAPLFADEFVLATGAADSAEDPVPLAEIDSDRVLLLDEGHCFRDQAIAACALDPDVARRTFAATSLSTIVEFVANGQGITLLPEIALKKEATGDRIRIHRLQSPGARRLLSLVWREATPFGAVFEQVAETIRRARPTV; encoded by the coding sequence ATGATCACACTTCGGCAGATGCAGTATGCCGTGGCTTTGGCGGAAGCCGGCCATTTCGGCCGCGCCGCCGAGCGCAGCCACATCACCCAGCCCGGCCTCAGCCAGCAGATCCGCCAGCTCGAAGAGCTGTGCGGCGCCCCCCTGTTCGACCGGCTCGGCAAATCGGTGCGGCTCACCCCGCTCGGTCGTGAATTCATCGAGCGGGTTCGCCCTATTCTCGAGCAGAGCGAAGCACTGCTGTCGTTCGTCAGCGGCCAGCGCGGCAACCCGGCCCGACCGCTCCGGCTGGGCGTCATTCCCACCGTCGCGCCCTACCTGCTGCCACACGTGTTTCCGGCGCTGCAGCGCGAACTGCCCGGACTGAGCTTCACCGTCTCGGAGAGCCGCACCGATGCGCTGCTCGAAGGGCTCGCCGACGGCAGCCTCGACCTTGCCTTGATCGCCAGCGAACCCAAGCCGGGCGGCCCGCGCCTCGCCGCCGCCCCGCTGTTTGCCGATGAGTTCGTGCTGGCCACCGGCGCCGCCGACAGTGCCGAAGACCCGGTCCCCCTGGCGGAGATCGACAGCGACCGCGTGCTGCTGCTCGACGAGGGCCACTGCTTCCGCGACCAGGCCATCGCCGCCTGCGCGCTCGACCCGGACGTGGCCCGCCGCACCTTCGCCGCCACCTCGCTCTCGACCATCGTCGAGTTCGTCGCCAACGGCCAGGGCATCACGCTGCTGCCCGAGATCGCCCTCAAAAAGGAAGCCACCGGCGACCGCATCCGCATCCACCGCCTGCAATCGCCTGGCGCGCGCCGGCTGCTGTCCCTGGTGTGGCGCGAGGCCACCCCGTTCGGCGCGGTGTTCGAACAGGTAGCGGAGACGATCCGGCGAGCAAGGCCGACGGTTTAG
- a CDS encoding c-type cytochrome has translation MSARDLITRLGILAGLCLVTPVVAQENSVGSEAFRVACAACHGMDGRGGGEFADVLTVRPPDLTKLSQTNDGVFPYLRVFQTIDGRASIRAHGTPVMPIWGDTFSREIGQAAGPFGTELLVRARIVALVDYIETIQQ, from the coding sequence TTGAGTGCTCGTGACTTGATTACTCGCCTCGGCATTCTTGCAGGGCTTTGCCTGGTCACGCCGGTCGTGGCTCAGGAAAACTCGGTCGGGTCCGAGGCCTTCCGCGTGGCTTGTGCTGCGTGTCACGGCATGGACGGTCGAGGCGGCGGCGAGTTTGCCGACGTCCTGACCGTCAGGCCGCCTGATCTGACCAAGCTCAGCCAGACGAATGATGGTGTCTTCCCGTACCTTCGGGTGTTCCAGACCATAGATGGGCGTGCGTCCATCAGGGCACACGGAACACCGGTCATGCCCATTTGGGGTGATACGTTTTCGAGGGAGATCGGGCAGGCGGCCGGACCGTTCGGGACTGAGCTCCTGGTACGTGCGCGCATCGTCGCACTGGTCGACTACATCGAGACCATACAGCAGTGA
- a CDS encoding MOSC domain-containing protein — MTEPIPALTLNGRVDGTFVVETAAVASTARPELMLTYAGVVGDRHEGLVRPSGAREPWYPRGTPMRNERQLSILSAEELAEIAMTLSLPQILGEWVGANLVLSGIPHLTRLPPRSLLMFPSGATIRVDGDNDPCRKTGRTIAAQVPGRADLEFGFVKAAMGKRGLVGWVEREGAIRPGDAVKVRTWRQAAYPG; from the coding sequence ATGACGGAGCCGATACCGGCGCTGACGCTCAACGGCCGGGTCGACGGCACGTTCGTGGTCGAAACGGCGGCGGTCGCGTCGACGGCCCGACCGGAGCTGATGCTGACCTATGCCGGCGTCGTCGGCGATCGGCACGAGGGGCTGGTGCGTCCGAGCGGAGCGCGCGAGCCGTGGTATCCGCGTGGCACGCCGATGCGGAACGAACGGCAGCTGTCGATCCTCAGCGCCGAGGAACTGGCTGAGATCGCCATGACGCTCAGCCTGCCGCAGATCCTCGGCGAATGGGTCGGCGCCAACCTGGTGCTCTCGGGCATCCCGCATCTGACGCGGTTGCCGCCGCGCAGCCTGCTGATGTTTCCCTCCGGCGCGACGATCCGCGTCGACGGGGACAACGACCCGTGCCGCAAGACCGGCAGAACCATCGCGGCGCAGGTTCCGGGGCGAGCCGACCTCGAGTTCGGCTTCGTCAAGGCGGCGATGGGCAAGCGCGGACTGGTCGGCTGGGTCGAGCGCGAGGGGGCGATCCGACCCGGCGACGCGGTGAAGGTGCGCACCTGGCGGCAGGCCGCCTATCCGGGATAG